The Vigna unguiculata cultivar IT97K-499-35 chromosome 6, ASM411807v1, whole genome shotgun sequence genome contains a region encoding:
- the LOC114188226 gene encoding uncharacterized protein LOC114188226 isoform X1, producing the protein MTHSLKHTVDSECSDNNRPSKLSKIEHPTHIEEEEEDDEEKGMNQNPRNGIQRYLFAIEYIGTLFSGSQKQLTCRTVVGALEEAFAKFVGQPVSVSCSSRTDAGVHALSNVCHVDIQRTSKRKPGEVLPPHEPAVVGRAVNHFLQKHDSDLTIIDVRCVPSDFHARFKAQERTYFYRLLSGPEPLSTFEKDRAWHVSEDLNLPAMQEACRVLVGCHDFSSFRAAGCQAKSPIRTLDELSVTEVIESLYFPSVMDREGHNKVSSDLRGYLNNSETDISPSSSPCIDKVTTSGVGFGKRRRHRCLVVTARARSFLYHQVRLLVGVLKAVGTGNLTIPDVERILNAKSVTSASPMAPACGLYLGEVKYDLPTT; encoded by the exons atgaCACACAGTTTGAAGCATACAGTGGATTCGGAGTGCAGTGATAACAATCGGCCGTCCAAGTTATCAAAAATCGAGCATCCCACTCacattgaagaagaagaagaagacgacgAAGAAAAAGGAATGAATCAAAACCCTAGGAATGGGATTCAACGCTATTTGTTTGCAATCGAGTATATCGGCACTCTTTTCTCCGGTTCACAGAAGCAGCTCACTTGTCGTACCGTCGTTGGAGCGCTCGAG GAAGCTTTTGCTAAATTTGTTGGCCAGCCCGTCTCTGTTTCTTGTTCAAGTCGAACT GATGCTGGAGTTCATGCCTTGTCAAATGTTTGTCATGTGGATATTCAACGGACCAGCAAAAGGAAGCCCGGTGAAGTG TTACCACCTCATGAACCTGCTGTGGTTGGAAGGGCTGTAAACCATTTCTTGCAG AAGCATGACAGTGACTTAACGATTATCGATGTTCGATGTGTTCCATCTGATTTTCATGCCAGATTTAAAGCACAAGAGCGCAC ATACTTCTATCGTTTGCTGTCTGGGCCAGAGCCTTTGTCAACCTTTGAGAAAGATCGAGCATGGCATGTATCTGAGGATCTTAATCTTCCAGCTATGCAA GAAGCATGCAGGGTTCTTGTTGGATGCCATGATTTTAGTTCCTTCAGGGCAGCTGGTTGTCAG GCAAAATCACCAATTAGAACTTTGGATGAACTGAGTGTCACCGAGGTAATTGAAAGTCTATATTTCCCATCTGTAATGGATAGAGAAGGACATAATAAAGTTAGTAGTGATCTTCGTGGCTACCTTAACAACTCCGAAACTGACATTTCTCCTAGTTCAAGTCCATGCATTGATAAAGTAACGACTTCAGGTGTAGGATTTGGCAAACGAAGACGACATCGTTGCCTGGTGGTAACAGCACGAGCACGTTCCTTTCTTTACCACCAG GTTAGATTACTTGTGGGTGTTCTCAAGGCTGTCGGCACTGGAAACCTGACAATTCCGGACG TTGAAAGAATTTTGAATGCCAAGAGTGTTACTTCCGCAAGTCCAATGGCTCCAGCATGTGGTCTTTACCTGGGAGAGGTGAAATATGATCTGCCTACAACTTAG
- the LOC114188226 gene encoding uncharacterized protein LOC114188226 isoform X2 yields MTHSLKHTVDSECSDNNRPSKLSKIEHPTHIEEEEEDDEEKGMNQNPRNGIQRYLFAIEYIGTLFSGSQKQLTCRTVVGALEEAFAKFVGQPVSVSCSSRTDAGVHALSNVCHVDIQRTSKRKPGEVLPPHEPAVVGRAVNHFLQHDSDLTIIDVRCVPSDFHARFKAQERTYFYRLLSGPEPLSTFEKDRAWHVSEDLNLPAMQEACRVLVGCHDFSSFRAAGCQAKSPIRTLDELSVTEVIESLYFPSVMDREGHNKVSSDLRGYLNNSETDISPSSSPCIDKVTTSGVGFGKRRRHRCLVVTARARSFLYHQVRLLVGVLKAVGTGNLTIPDVERILNAKSVTSASPMAPACGLYLGEVKYDLPTT; encoded by the exons atgaCACACAGTTTGAAGCATACAGTGGATTCGGAGTGCAGTGATAACAATCGGCCGTCCAAGTTATCAAAAATCGAGCATCCCACTCacattgaagaagaagaagaagacgacgAAGAAAAAGGAATGAATCAAAACCCTAGGAATGGGATTCAACGCTATTTGTTTGCAATCGAGTATATCGGCACTCTTTTCTCCGGTTCACAGAAGCAGCTCACTTGTCGTACCGTCGTTGGAGCGCTCGAG GAAGCTTTTGCTAAATTTGTTGGCCAGCCCGTCTCTGTTTCTTGTTCAAGTCGAACT GATGCTGGAGTTCATGCCTTGTCAAATGTTTGTCATGTGGATATTCAACGGACCAGCAAAAGGAAGCCCGGTGAAGTG TTACCACCTCATGAACCTGCTGTGGTTGGAAGGGCTGTAAACCATTTCTTGCAG CATGACAGTGACTTAACGATTATCGATGTTCGATGTGTTCCATCTGATTTTCATGCCAGATTTAAAGCACAAGAGCGCAC ATACTTCTATCGTTTGCTGTCTGGGCCAGAGCCTTTGTCAACCTTTGAGAAAGATCGAGCATGGCATGTATCTGAGGATCTTAATCTTCCAGCTATGCAA GAAGCATGCAGGGTTCTTGTTGGATGCCATGATTTTAGTTCCTTCAGGGCAGCTGGTTGTCAG GCAAAATCACCAATTAGAACTTTGGATGAACTGAGTGTCACCGAGGTAATTGAAAGTCTATATTTCCCATCTGTAATGGATAGAGAAGGACATAATAAAGTTAGTAGTGATCTTCGTGGCTACCTTAACAACTCCGAAACTGACATTTCTCCTAGTTCAAGTCCATGCATTGATAAAGTAACGACTTCAGGTGTAGGATTTGGCAAACGAAGACGACATCGTTGCCTGGTGGTAACAGCACGAGCACGTTCCTTTCTTTACCACCAG GTTAGATTACTTGTGGGTGTTCTCAAGGCTGTCGGCACTGGAAACCTGACAATTCCGGACG TTGAAAGAATTTTGAATGCCAAGAGTGTTACTTCCGCAAGTCCAATGGCTCCAGCATGTGGTCTTTACCTGGGAGAGGTGAAATATGATCTGCCTACAACTTAG